The nucleotide sequence TACCCGACTATTTTCATAGCCATGCACCTTTTCTCAGGCGACGCACCGTACAACCGGATACAATGGGAGCTGTTCTCCCCGCAGCACCCAGTCCGGCTTCGGGAGATCGGCCACCTCGGTTAGGAGCAGGTACATGGGCGACGACGCTTCGGGGAACCCTTCGACGCACCGGCACACGTACGTCATCGACCGCGACCATCGCGTCGTGTACATGGACCAGGCAGCGCACCGTGCCTTCCCCCGCGGCCAGGTGGGCTCCATCTGCTACGAGGCGTTCCGCGGCGCAAGCGAGCCCTGCGATGACTGCCCCTGGCACGGGCACGAGAGCAACAGCGGGGACGCCACCCAGACCGTCATCTTCAGCGCGCGGCGCGATAGGTGGTACGAGATCACGTGCCTCGAGGTTGACTGGTTCGACCGCGGCCCCTGCGTGCTGTTCTCGGGCCGGCCCGTTGACGACCGGAGCCGCAGCCTGTTCTCCACGCTGAGGGAGCCGTCGTCCTACGACGAGCTGTTCGAGATCAACGTGACGGGCGACACGTACAAGGTGCTGTACCACGAGCCCGGCAAGTACGCCATGCCGCCGCTCTCGGGAGAGCTCGGCGCCATGTTCGACGACGTGTTGAGGAACATGATCAATCCCGAGGACCGCGAGCGGTTCCAGCGGTTCTGGGACTTCGACACCCTGCTCGAGCGTATCGAGGAGGAGGACGGCGCGCTGCGCGGCGAGTTCCGCAAGCTGCGGTGCAACGGCAGCTGGGGGTGGGTGGCGCAGACCGTCGTGTCGGTGAAGCGCGGCGAGGGCGGCGAGACCGTGGTCATGTGCTTCATCGCCGACATCGACGCCGAGGTGCGCGCCCGCGAGGAGCACGCCGAGAACGCCCAGATAAGGCAGCTTCGCGAACGTGACCAGCTCACCGGCATCTACAACGCCGCCACGTTCTACGCGAAGGCCAGCGCGCTGCTCGAAGCGCACCCCGAGCGCTGCCACGAGGCGATCTACCTGGACATCGAGCACTTCAAGCTGTTCAACGAGTGGCACGGTCGCGAGGCCGGCGACGAGATGCTGCGCGCCATAGCCAATCGCCTCTCCAACCTGGCCGAGCGCTACGAGGGCGTGGCGGGCTACCTGGGCGGCGACGACTTCGCGCTCGTACTGCCCCACGGCACCATAACCGAGGACGCCGTCGACCGCCAGCTGAAGCTGCCTCCCTTCGACTCCGAGGACGCCATCGGGTTCCGCCCCGCCATCGGCGTGTGCTCCGTCGAGGAAGCGGGACGCTCCATCAGCACCGCCTGCGACCACGCCATGCTGGCCATGGCCACCGTCAAGAACACGTACGCCAAGCGCGTGGCCTGGTACGAGGAATCCATGTCCGAAGAGCTGAAGAACGAGGCGAAGCTGCTGCTGGAGGTGAAGCAAGCGCTGAAGAACCGCGAGTTCGTGCCGTACTGGCAGCCCCAGTGCAGCACCCGCACGGGGCGCATCGTGGGCCTCGAGGCGCTCGTGCGCTGGCAGCACCCGGAGCGCGGGGTGGTCATGCCGGGAGCCTTCATCCCCGTGCTCGAGCGCAGCGGGTTCATAGCCAGCCTCGACCTGTACGTATGGGACGAGGTGTGTCGGCACCTGCGCTCGTGGATCGACCGTGGCTGCCGGCCCATCCCCGTGTCCGCGAACATCTCGAGGGCCGACCTGTACGCCATCGACGTGGTGGACACGCTCGAAGGCCTGGTGGGCACGTACGGCCTCGACCACAGCCTGCTGGAGCTGGAGATCACCGAAAGCGCCTATGCCGAGGACCGAAAGATGGCCGAGGCGGTGAGCAGGCTGAAAGCGCTCGGCTTCACCATCCTCATGGACGACTTCGGCAGCGGCTACTCATCGCTCAACATGCTGAAGGACATCACCGTCGACATACTCAAGATCGACATGGGCTTCCTGAACCGCAACGACAACACGCGACGCAGCGAGAGCATCCTCGAGGCCGTCGTGTCCATGGCCCGCCTCATGGACCTGCGCATCATCGCCGAAGGCGCCGAGACGAAGGAACAGGTGGGTTTTCTGCAGGACATCGGCTGCGACTACGCCCAGGGCTACTACTTCCACCGCCCCATGGACACCGAGCATCTTGAGACCCTGCTCGCCCAGCCCGACGCCGTGGACTTCCGCGGCGTGCTCGCGCCCATGATGGAGCTTATCGACATGGACGCCCTGCTGAACGAGGACGAGACGAGCAGAACCCTCGTCGACAACCTCATCGGCGGCATGGCCGTGTACGCCGTCTACCCCGACCGCTTCGAGCTGCTGCAGGTGAACAACTCGTACTATCGCGTGACCGGTTGCAACGCCGTCGACCTGCACGAGCGCCAGCGGTACATCTTCCGCCAGGTGCACCCCGACGACCGGGACCTCGTCATGAGCCTGTTCGAGCAGGCCGAGCAGCACCCCGTGTCGGGCTCCGAGGGAACGATCCGCCGCTACCGCCTGTGCGGGGACCTCATGTGGCTGCACATGAAGGTGTTCTTCCTCAGACGCGAGCAGGACCGCAGCATCTTCTTTGCCTCGCTCTCGGACGTGACGGGCCAGAAGGAGCAGGAGCTGGAGCTGCGCTCTTCGCAAACCGCGCTGAACGACGTGCTGGGCCTGCCGTCCGCCGAAAGGGCGCTCGACGACATGTCGTCCGAAAATCGCCAGGTGGCAGCCCAGATATTCCTGGAAAACGTGCCGGGCGGCCTCATAGGGGGCTACTGCGAGGAGGGCTTCCCCATCCTGTTCGCCAACGAGGAGATAGCCCGCATGGCGGGCTACGACACGTCGGCGGAGCTCATCGAGGCGCTCGACGGCAAGGTGGGCAACTCCATCCATCCCGACGACCTGCCGCACGTCATGGAGGACATCGGGCCGGACTACTACGAGGGCCTCGACTACACCACCCAGTACCGCATGCCCCGCAAGGACGGGTCCTGGTTCTGGGTGGCCGACCACGGAAGGGTCGTCCGAACGAAGAACGGTCGCCTGGCCATCGCCAGCGTCTGCCTCGACATCGACGACTCCGTGCGCAT is from Gordonibacter urolithinfaciens and encodes:
- a CDS encoding EAL domain-containing protein produces the protein MGDDASGNPSTHRHTYVIDRDHRVVYMDQAAHRAFPRGQVGSICYEAFRGASEPCDDCPWHGHESNSGDATQTVIFSARRDRWYEITCLEVDWFDRGPCVLFSGRPVDDRSRSLFSTLREPSSYDELFEINVTGDTYKVLYHEPGKYAMPPLSGELGAMFDDVLRNMINPEDRERFQRFWDFDTLLERIEEEDGALRGEFRKLRCNGSWGWVAQTVVSVKRGEGGETVVMCFIADIDAEVRAREEHAENAQIRQLRERDQLTGIYNAATFYAKASALLEAHPERCHEAIYLDIEHFKLFNEWHGREAGDEMLRAIANRLSNLAERYEGVAGYLGGDDFALVLPHGTITEDAVDRQLKLPPFDSEDAIGFRPAIGVCSVEEAGRSISTACDHAMLAMATVKNTYAKRVAWYEESMSEELKNEAKLLLEVKQALKNREFVPYWQPQCSTRTGRIVGLEALVRWQHPERGVVMPGAFIPVLERSGFIASLDLYVWDEVCRHLRSWIDRGCRPIPVSANISRADLYAIDVVDTLEGLVGTYGLDHSLLELEITESAYAEDRKMAEAVSRLKALGFTILMDDFGSGYSSLNMLKDITVDILKIDMGFLNRNDNTRRSESILEAVVSMARLMDLRIIAEGAETKEQVGFLQDIGCDYAQGYYFHRPMDTEHLETLLAQPDAVDFRGVLAPMMELIDMDALLNEDETSRTLVDNLIGGMAVYAVYPDRFELLQVNNSYYRVTGCNAVDLHERQRYIFRQVHPDDRDLVMSLFEQAEQHPVSGSEGTIRRYRLCGDLMWLHMKVFFLRREQDRSIFFASLSDVTGQKEQELELRSSQTALNDVLGLPSAERALDDMSSENRQVAAQIFLENVPGGLIGGYCEEGFPILFANEEIARMAGYDTSAELIEALDGKVGNSIHPDDLPHVMEDIGPDYYEGLDYTTQYRMPRKDGSWFWVADHGRVVRTKNGRLAIASVCLDIDDSVRMQQELALDDEMLHRIILQASLNVWICDVEHDRLTFQNLSSDGLAALLASADRFAPEQGAATADRAGRMLRRLAREALHDGVPVREIEAPAEDGDPTRLRVTCEAVPDGTGRPVRVIGYIENVAQSGPDTESDLFEMLKGRAVDHWCVNLRTHSFLDASDRRAWRRAVGAVLEDWTDTTPAERIGRTVRTVKDAEAVKSFLDFDAMLARFEDGVLFDSLEYRQEDERGERWMELGYRLIRIEAGGDVYAYLSVTDIDRRKRRELDLEDKARHDALTGLLNRQTGAALLPEALAKTLRKGTAGAFVIIDLDDFKLVNDRHGHLSGDTALADVGRHLRSAFRKNDLVCRWGGDEFIVYCDDITRASLARRVGALCGKPWTTKVRGGTTIEVSASAGVVLVPKQGTEFKTVYDRADAALYRAKSMGKAHFCFYEPGIPSPLAD